The following nucleotide sequence is from Odocoileus virginianus isolate 20LAN1187 ecotype Illinois chromosome 18, Ovbor_1.2, whole genome shotgun sequence.
CTCCACTCTGGCGCTGAAGCTGCTAAAGATAGCGTGATCTGGAAAGAGGCCCAAGAACACACCGTGCAGTGGAGAAGATGAGACACAGGACCGCGAATGATACAATCTGCtgctgaagaagaaaaagggaaaaacacaCAGAGATGCACGGACGCGCTGAATACCATCCACAGAAACGGTGGAAGCCGCAGAGTGCCTGCCTGCGGAGCTACAACGTCATGGGCGAGAGCTTTTCACCGTGTGTTTAACCTTCTTGAGTTTCAACTATGTGTATGTACCGTCTacacataaagtaaaaaaaagttttcatgaaaataacataaaaatggagaatttataaataaatctggGGAAAAGTGGTCTTTTAAATCTTGAGTTTTCCTATCCCCAGACACAAGACAGCTCATGACTTACTCCAGCGTTCTTTcttgctaaaatattttcataagtatcttatataaatatagataaacaatatatcttatataaatatattaaactaCATACTATATCTTACATAaactatatatcatatataatatgttGTTTATAACATAAAAAACCTGGCATACAGGTCTATTTTTCccactgaaaaattaaaactttagcaaaatatatgtgtgtgaacaTTTAAGGTATGGTACAACAGACCACAATGTAACCAAGCTTTCTGACAACAGGGTTTGAGAACTCACAGACCTAAGGCACCCCAAGTCCCTGCAACCTCTCATGCCAATATTCTATTTCCCAAGAcagtaataaaaaatatgtaaaaatatatccaCAGAATCAATGGGAGTACAAATAATTCTTAACTTTACCATcgtctcatcttttaaaaacctgggctttttccttcaaatttctaTATAAACACCAAAATTCCCacccttttcttcttcatttactcTTACACCTTACAGTATAAAAAGTAAACAAGGAAACGCTCCTCTGACGTTGCCATGGTGACGGCTTGGAGGTGGACACGCCTAGACGCAGCCCTATCTGCCATACACTCTGGAACCCTTACTCCGTGACCTCCAGCAGGACTCACAGTGCCAGGATCACTGGGCTACAGAAGGCCTCCAAGCCGTATCTCCTCGGGTGAACTGGCTGCTCTGCAGACTTTCTTTCTTGTCTGTGCGTGAATAGCTTTTGTAGCTGACAGCTTCCAGTCTGATGTGAGAAATACTGCTCATCACACCATCCAGCCTTCCCTCTTAAACGGTGCAAGAACTCAAACATTTTACAACCCTTCTGCAGCAGCCAGAGAGGGCAGCTGGAGGGAGGCGCCAGGTTCACAGGAGTGACCCTTGGGGATCGGCTGGATGCTCTGCGTGTTCAGCTCCAAGTCCCCTACTGAACACTGGGAGTGAGCACCAAAGCAATGGCTGGACGAAAATACCCTCTGTCACCTCTGGGGGTTTGGGAAGAGCAGTCAGACTAGAAAAGGAGTCAGATTATGCAGAAGTCTTACCGGCCTCATCAATACTGCAGGACTACAAGTAAAGGGGATAAATACATTTTGGAGGAACAAAATTGGTTTCCTCCTCAGAAATggtttatctaaaaaaaaataacacagatgGCTAATGCCTTTAAACTATCAATCCATTTTCAGGAATGTCAGCACAGAATATAGGAGGACTTCCTTTTTTATCCTGGCACTTAACCAGAAATAAAATCTCAATTATCTCGAAACTATATATTACAAGTTAATAGTATAAATCtaaattccaaaatttaaaaagcaataccCTGTGGATTGGATATGAAACAGACCAAAGATGATGGAATTTTCAATAACTTGCATTCAAACAATGAGAATGTATTTAGCTGAATACCTCAACAGTTACTAAGGCCTCATAGTACTAGTTCATGTTATTATGAAGGCTGTCAACTAAACTTTTCTGGGCAAGAAGAGTCTGACTCCAAGCTTTCATAATAATGCCAAATCAAAAGTTCAAACAATATTTAGGTGGAAAACAACCCATGGAAGCATGAATTCCTTTCCTAaaaaaatcctaagagatgaaGAGATACACAATATACCACTTGCCCCCACAAACTcaacaaattatattttacagtttCCCTTTCTTTCAAAAATCTATTATATGTTTGCATCTGGCCACCCAGGTACCTAGACACTGAGAGCCAGTCAGAGACgggtgtgtgtctgcgtgtgtgggTTTCTTTAAAAGGGTACCTATGGCAATGGTCAGGTCTCTTCTGAGGGCAAAGCCCACGAGTCTCTGCGACTCCCTGGACATGATGACGGGAAAACCATTGTAGCTGGTCTCGTTGATCATGTTCTCTATGTCGTCCACCGTCATGTTGTCCTGGGTCAGCACGGCCAGCGGGGGGTCACTCCTCCGAGGCCTCATGACATCGGCAGCCAGGGTGGTGTGGGTGAACTCTTCTTTGGCATCTAGGAAGGGGTACCCGTTCAGCCGGATGTGGGCTTCATAGATGCCTTCCCTCCCGAAGGCATCGCCCACCCATTTGCTGGTCATCACAGCAGCCATGAGGGGCACGATGTACTCCAGGCCTCCCGTGAGCTCAAAGACGATAACCACCAAGGACACGGTCATCCTCGTCACACCACCTGAAAAACAGCAAGGGCCATGGTCAGGAAGCACAGGGTCCCCACCAACCCACAGTGGCAGAATTGCTCCACCAGGCAGGTGAACCCAAACTATAAACAAACTTAGTGAAAAGGATCACGACTATTGTGATAAGATCCCGAGAAACACCCATCTTCTTTATAACATTTCAAACCTGTTATACTtcagataaaaaaacaaaaaccacagttGACCAGCTAAAATGATCTGCTGTTTTGGTTTAACACTATAACAAGGACATAATCTCACCCCCATGAAAGCTGATGATTAATTCTTAAAACAGTTTAGTGAAGCATGTTAGAGCTAACTTATTTACCACCCATTTACAAATTAAACTCCTGTGGGTAGAATATTAAATTAATGCATCTGTCCTCTAATAAAATCTCTGCAAAGTGAGTGGAAACATTTGGACGCCTTGTGATCTCTGTTAATACTCTAACACCCCCTTATGAAGTCCATCTGAACATTCAGTGTCCACAGGACCACCACAGGGACCCGCCCTTTCCCTGGCCCAGGCCTCTCCACCCACTGCGGTGTCCGCCCCCATCTCCAGCTACTCATACCTCATCTTATACAGCCGTGCTTGCCTCATTTCCAACTGTGAAGACTTTGGGTGACCCCCTAGTGCAGAAACCACCACACACTCAGAACCAAAGTCCTCCTCTTCTCCAGAGAGCTCCCCCTGCAGCTTCCCTGATGCGACGCCGGGCACCACTTCCCTCCCGACAACCGCGTGGCCACTCTTCATTCATTCCGAGACTCTCATCTCGTCCTCTCAGATTTGCTCTGCAACGTCTATGCAGGTTCCTCTCACAGCATCTTCACTCCGACCAGCCTAGTCGGCCCTCAGCACTCTGTTCCTCAGCCTGAGTTGTTTCATCTTCCCTCCCTGGCCGCAGCCCCATTACCTTCCTTCCACCTGACCAGCCGCGTTCCAGGTTAACCTCCCCTCACTGCTACTTCTACCACGCTGCTTCTCTGCTCAACAACCTACCAGGGGACTGCAGGTTATGCAGTAACAAGCTTCACCTCACTCTTTTTGTTATTAGCCTAAGAACAGAAGGCAGAAAGAGCCCACTATATATGACATATTTGCATTATGCTACGGATGCCCCAAGCAGTTTAGAAAGgcttctattatttttaactaCATGCACATTTTATCAGGTATTTTTATGCTAACAGTTTTAAATGCATATCATTGTATATAACCCTCAACAGCAAGAGACAAGTAGTTATTACTtccattttgaagaaaataaaaaatcaaaaagtaaaGGAACTTCCCCAGAGTCCTCACGTTGAAAATGGCAAAGCCACAACACTGCTACAGACCTGACCGATTCCAAACACAAACTTGTCCTGATGAGAATCACGCTCCTCCTCACCAACCCAACTCCACTTCCTGAGGTGCCCACAATGCTCTCTCTGCAACACTGCCAGTCTCTTCCAACCCCACAAATGCCAGGTTCATCATCCCAGCTCTGCCGTCTGCACACTCCTGGCCTCGTGAATGAAGTCGCCCCCTGCCAAGCCCGCTCCTCAGAACAAAGTGCACATCCGCCCCAGCCGAGCCCCTGCCGCCGCTCACCTTGAGGCTCTCCAACGCCTGGCTGGCGGGAGGGCCTGTGTTCACATTTCTTTCTGTGTCATTCCCCACTTCCCCATGGCACAGATGAGCACCTGCTTCTCTGGAGAGAACCACTCTCTCCGTCACTTTCATCTATGACACACCTGAAGGTCAATAACTACACAATTTTAACTCACTGAGCAGAACTAAGTCAAGATACCAAGTATAACTAAATATTATAGCCAAAATTACGCTGacatttcaaatgtaaaaaagtgatttttcatGTTCAAGAGGATAAGAAATAGATTCTTAGGAATTTAATGCCagtattctgcttttcttttcattaaaacagAAGCTACCTTTCTCCCTCCGGCTATCGATGCACCTTAAGCAGAGGCAGGCTGGTAAAGAAACCTTTCACCACGGCTCCCAGTCATCACCGCGGAGCTGGGACGAAGATGCTCAGCTCCGCTGGGGTGTGGACCCGGGAGCCACGCCAGAGGTCACAGGTAAGGCCACGGAGAGCGCAAGCAGCTCCTCGGACAGGACTAAACAGGCCTATGCTGTCGGAGATGTCTGCTGCCATCAAGCGTCACACACACTGAAATGATGTTAATTTAGCCACACCTACAGTTCTGCACCGACGCGTGTTCAGGGACAGGTAAGATGAAAACTGGTTCTACGCAGGCCGATGCCCCACTGGGCCCTGCTCCCTGACCCCACTCGTCTCTCAGCCCGCCCGCCAGCCAGACAGACCCACACCCAGTCTCCTTACCTAGGCAGGCGGCCGCGCCGACCATGGCATACAGGCCGGGGGTGATGCAGTCAGCGCCGACCTCACACCACTCCTTAAAGATGAACCAGTCGTGGTGATAGTAGGCCAGCTGCTCCACCGCGATGCCCACGATGCGGCCGGCGATGGCGCCAATGGCCATGCTGGGGATGAACAGGCCAGACGGGACCTGCGACAGGGCAGACGCTCAGTGAGGCAGGTTCCCTGCTCACCTGCCCTGCATGGGTAGTGGGACCCCCCTCTCACAGGGCAAAAATAAAGCTGCAGCACACCCTCGCTCTAACAGTCTCCCTAACGacgcaaaaaaaataataaataaaataaaaaaaaaaaaaaaaaaacaaaaacacagtctCCCTAACGACGCAATAACTGAGTTACAGAGTAACAAACCACCTTCTCCAGCCCAAAGAAACGGTAACCCAAACCGTCTCCTTAGAAGGGACCAAACAGGCATCTCATTCTCCTGCATGTTAGAGCTTCagccagggcagaggagggcaggggccttAGCGGCCTGCTCCGCAGGATCACAGGAGGCTGAGTGGGGGCTCCCCACTCTGGAGAGCCACACCCTGTTTCCTGGGAATCTGGTCTGCAGTACACGAGGAGGGATTCAGGGTGTTCATCAGCTGACCTTGAAACAGGTTATCGGGGATGACAGGGATGGGCCTGAAGTATCACAAAAGCTTcttaaaggtaaaagaaaaatttagaagtgTTGTGTCAGAATGTTGAGATAAAACGAGATGTGACCAGACACACTGGCTCTGAGAGAAGGAAGGGGGCCATGAGCAAAGGCTCCTGGAGGCTGAAAAAGGCATGAAAACAGATTCTCCCCCAGAACCTCCATCACTCCTGCGTACATGGTAACTTCAGCCCAACGAGATCCAATTTGGAGTTCTGATCTCTGTGATTGTATTAAATGTGTGTGATTTTGTGGTGACTTGTCACAGCACCAACAGGAAGCTAATATAATGGCTTTAAAACATGATCACAACTCTGCCACCACCCCCGAAGTACAGAGTGTGTCCTCCCAGGAACCCAGGACCTTGCTGATCATATGCAGAGAAGCGGGACACAACAGGCAGCGTGCGCAGGAGACATTCGGGCTGGGCCAGAAACGGGCCTCTGAGGACCCTCACTGCAGGGACCCTGAGCTGCCACGAGAGGCACCTAGCACCcttaccccccaccccacccagaccACCACGCAGGAGAAgccagagacagggagagagacagacagatggacagacggGGCAGGAGCCCTGGCGGGCCACCGCAGCTGTCGGGACCTGCTCAGCCctgctgcctggcacacagacGGCTCTGAGATGCCTGGCCCCAGCCGTGTCGGCAGACAGCCGCGGAGCTGACCACAAACGCAGCCTCGCAGCTGAGCACCCCACCAGCTGACCCAACAGCGAGAGCACGGTGAGCAGCTCTCTGAAGCTGCGGGGCTTGGGGTAAGCTGATACACGGCACAGACACCGTGTTCAACGAGATGGCCAAAAAGTCTTTTTCCCACAACTAGAAGTTAAACCCCTAAGACAGCTTTCTCAGCCTGTATCTGTGAATCTTCAGATAAaacctttgtttctctttccacaTGCAAGTCTTGGACCCGCCACGGTTACCTCAGGACCCCCTCACGTGGATACTTACCTTGATACCAAAAGTGAACACAGTCATTATGATCTTAAATATGAGAGCCAGGCACAGTTGCCATATGGCGGAATACACCCCCAGGCCCGCAGGGCGGTCAGGGATGTCGTCAACGATCTTGCTGGCATTCATGTCGTTCCTGTAGTCACACAGGGAGGACGACTCCAGCGGCCCGCAGTCCGTGAACAGCTCTTTGATCAGCTCGCTGGTGTTGAGCCGCGTGTACGGGTTGGGGAAGGCGACCACCGCGGTGATGGCTGCCACCACGATGACCTCGAGGACCGGGTACTTCCCGAACTTGGTGGACTTGCGGCGGCGACACCAGGCAATGTTTGCCCTGATAAAGAAGGCTCCCCAGAGCCCGCCGAACACCCCCAGGAGGATAAAGGGAAACAGTTCAAACAGGTACCACGGAGTGTGATACTCCACGTAGAAGAGGACCAGGCGGCTGTTACCGAATGGATTGATGGATCTCAGGACAAAGGCAGCCACCAAGGCAGCAAAGAAGGACCTCCACAGAGTCTTCAGGGGAAAGTAGTAGCTGACCTAGGAAAGCAGGGAGACGTTACTGCAGTGGCTTCAGAAAACCACTCTGACAGGTTACAGCTCCAGCAGCAAATATCACGCTAGAATTTATGCATGATGAATTTTAATGCGGGAAGAAAATCACCACTACCTTAGTAACCTTGGCTGTCACACCATTACAAATTCACAATATCGAATGATTATAAATGTCTAGTAACTATTTAAAATACCTAGCATtgtgttattttcaaaatgagCTTCACCCCAGTTCAGTCGTGTTAGTTAAGAATAAATGTACCATCGCCACTCCTGTTAGTTTATAAAAAAAGGGTTaaatttccctcttctttatTGAAGCAAAAAGAATGTAAACAACTGGGggagaaaagtaaattttaaaccATTTCTAAGTCACATTTTTGTGTAAAAACTCTTAAGCACcaatgaaagaacaaaaacaaaatattccaCTTAAGTGActagaattatttccttaaacatCAATAAGTGCCACAGAAGTAAtcacatgaaaaatttaaaaagatgatttagaaaatgattaaaaatcttaaataaaaacaaagctataATTGAGCAAATAAGGactgtttcaaatattttgtattaagtCTAATTCATTCGTGCTTACTTTTAATCATGTCAAAAAGGTTAAATTTTAAGTAATCACATTTATACatggataatattttttaaaaagtctcaataaacatacatattactttttatgactttttaatgTAAGAAAGAGTGAAAAGTAGCTAtgaaaacaaatctgaaaacttaaaaacaaagcaTCTATCACACCGGCTGACAAGACTGAGCAGTGCGGCATACACACCAACGGTGCTTGGGGATCATTTTGTTCCTGGTGGCGGCTATCGTCTTAACCTACCTCTTCCAGACTGAACAGCACTCCTCCGATCGGCGCACCAAAAGCCACAGAGACGCCTGCAGCGGAGGCAGCCGACAGCACCTGCGAAGAAGATGCGGCCATGTCACGCTCTCACAGACTCAGCAGGCCAGTGTCTGCGTGGTCCTCAGAGCGTCTAATCCCTTCCGAACCTAACTCCCATGTCACCCTCCTCTTCAAGCAAACacaaatatttcttctaaaaagacttttttctcttctgctttaatTGAAAAGTCATTCAAATATTCAATACTTGGTCAAAAAACATTTGTGTGAGATACACCAACGTAAACAGGATGTAGAGGAGAAAAGGCAGTGAATTCAACAGCCAAGATGCCTGGGTGAGAAGACCAGCAGACAGAGCCAGGACTGGGGCTCAGGCAGAGCCGTTTGTTTTTAAACAGGATATCATTTCTTCAGACTTCAGGGCTCACTGCTTCATCACTATCATTACTTCAGTCCACATCCTAGTAAAATGTCCAGGGAACTGCAAACCCATCATATTTCCCTACATTTTCAGTCAACTGAGTCCTCTGAAGAGACGGCTGCTGCCACCACAGGAGCCGCACGTGACGGTGCAAACCTCAGCTGCCCGAGGGCCCAGGCTGACCGTCCAGAGCCCCAACACACAGGTCACGGGAAGGAAGGAACGGAACTCAGGGTCCCCCTCCAACTCCCACCAGCAGGAAGCCAAACATACATAGAGTCACTGGGCATTTACTCGTAATTAACCACTTTTCTGAAGAGTCTTTATTCCTTCTACTACTTTCCTCCAGCAAATACCTGAGGCTACCAGTGCATTTCCTCAAATGCTGAATCTGTACATCTTTGAAAGAGAAATcttaagtaataaaaaaattaaaagtgttatGAGCATGAACTCCATAGTCAGGTTGCTAGttggtaaattaaaaatgaacCAATACTTGTTTTAATTAAACTGTACCTGGCCTGAGAATGCAGACTCTGGCAGGGAGGAGCAAGTCTAACTTAACATTTCAGTGTCTTTTCCCCACCAACACGACTGCAGACAACACACCTTACAGAATTTTCTGATTCTACCTTTAACAGAATTTACAATCAAGCTAGCACCTACATATCTACAACTCACAgatgttttaatttgtttcataTAAGTATCCAAGAATCATTTAAACATATCAAAAGAAGTGggcaaaggaaggaaataaaaatatgaggcCTAAATGCTTTCAATTAACATGAAAGCCAGTCATGTATACCCCAAGGTGTCAGAATCAAGTTAAGTCATAAACATCACAATGTGTATACACCAAAATCCAGGTAAAGTTAATTTCTATACTATTACCTAATAAGGTAATTTTTGCACTTATAATGAACAAATAACAAATCTTCCCCCACAATGTCAAGGTCCAACAGCAAGTAATGGAAATGAACTGACAAATGCAGACTAGACAGGGAAACAGAGAGCCAGGGCTCCCACAGTCTGGAGCTAATAAGAAGGTGCAAGGAGCCCacttttcttctagaaaatatCCACTGCAACCTGGAAACATCAGGTTTCAATGTCTCCATGATCTCAGAATGACCTAAACAAAAGGGCAAAGGAAGCTGCCCTAAAGAGCCGAGTAAGAGCAGGTGCTACATGCCCCTCACTGTGAACCAGTATCAACCTGAGGTGGTTCTGATGCCCTCTGGGTTCCCCAAGGAGCAGCAAGCTCCCTGAGGTGGcacccctcctccagaggaaaaCAGCTGGTGAGATGCCTTGCCCCAGGAGAAACAGTGATGGGGAGAACCAGGAGAGAAAGCAATGCAATACCTGGGGGACACGTCAGAGGAGGAAAGGTGTAAagctaaagcaaaggaaaatacttcTGAAATCTTACTGAAACCAACAGACCCCAGGCCAACTCTAGAGAGCATTCAGAAAGGGGGAAGGAGCACAAGGAAGCCTCGCGTTACAACTGGAATCTGAGTACAGAATTTACCCAAAAAGTAGAGAGTAAAATACGTGAAACTGTTCACGGACTAAGTGTATGTAATGGATATTCACCCattaaataaaggacagaatacACTTACCTCTCTTTTTTTCGCTTCATTTGTGCTGTACTTCGGAAAGAGGTAGGAAAAGATGTTTCCACAGCAACAGGCAACGTGGACCAAGGGCCCTTCTTTTCCTAAACTCAAGCCTGATGCCACAGCCAGTACCAATGTGATGGTTTTAATCATTAAAGTCCATTTTCCCAAGTAGCCTCGGATGATGAATCCACTCAAAATAGTTTTAATCTACAAAGGAAAGATCAAAGCagcttaatttcctttaagaaactGCAAATCTCAGTGGGCAAGGGGAAGATTTACAATTCATTTTCTGATAGTCTGAACTATTACACTCTATATAATAAATTCTCACTCTCTTCCTCTGCAAGGGCAGAAGGCAGCCCTAGCTCATGAACAAAACTGAAATACCAGGCCATGTTAAGGGGCTACAGACTTCAGTACACCCCTGTACAATTACATAACCAGCTAATGGCAAACTGCAATATTTCTACTATAGAAATATAATACAGTTAGATACATTTCAAACACTCTGTGTCAGAAATAAAGGTATTTGCCTTTAAAGATATTATGTCTTCTCATAGTAGAATGTGTAATTATgtgtaatattttcttatatattaagAAGGATGTGTGACAACTGGTGAATACTATATGGTATTGTTCCGTATTAATGTTCTTAATACAGCTTTACAATCACTAACATTGCTTTTAAAAGCTATGCActaggaggagctaagatggcggaggaataggacggggaggcCACTTTTCCCCCTACAAATTCAtctaaagaacatttgaatgctgagcaagcttcacaaaacaacttctgattgcgagcagaggacatcaggcgcccagaaaagcagcccatcatcttcgaaaggaggtaggacaaaatataaaagataaaaagagagacaaaagagctagggacggagacccgtcctgggaagggagtcttaatagaggaagtttccaaacaccaggaaaccctcgcactggcgggtctgggggaagttttcgattctcggagggcaacctaactgggaggaaaaataaataaaacccacagattacatgcctaaaagcaactcccagcagaaaagtaccccagacgcccgcatccgccaccagcaagtgggggcggaatggagaggagcagggCATTGCTTAGATCGGGCCTGAATGCCCtaagggcaatcagagggagctaacatgagatagcaacttaaactgtgggatagcaagagagagagagagaaaattaactggcccgaacacacccCGGTcctgttcacagaacaaaggaagaactgagcgatcccagagaagagctagctggcagcggaccagcccatcccccgcggaggcaggaggcaggggggaggggaaaggggcaaactcggccccagagacggtaccctctaccaaactgcaaacaggctcccagtttctaaccaaagacttccagagagtctggatggttgacatccgccgggagggttgcggctagagaccagctccccagaacagacacaaggcgcacccgacCAGCacgtgtggaaactgaggctgggacctcggaggggataaggcgcaccgcacccggggagagtgcgctagtcaagctcctggctgcctgagctgctcgggcggggaaggcacaaaaggaaggccccaaccgagtctgcgcttttgtggagtacacGAAAACGGGAATCGCATGCCACGCAGGGCCCACTCCCTGgaaagcagcctggagcctgagcagtgtagcaCACGCgctgtgagcggggcaaacccagtgtggccggaacactgcgagcgctccccacacaggccggtgacatttgtctgcagcgcccctccctccccgcagcaccactgaacaagcgaacctaaacaagagaccacctccgcccgcctgtgtcagcgcagaaattagacactgaagagactggcaaacagaagccaaataaacaaagggaaccgcttcagaagtgacaggtgcaacagattaaaatacctgtagttaacaccgactacactggaaggggcctacagatatcgagaagtgtaagctggaacgaggagctatctgaaactgaaccaaacccacactgcccgcaacagctccggagaaattcctagatatatttttacttttttttttaattaaaaaaaaatttttttttcttttctaattttttctcttttattttcttttaaacttccctattactcctcaactttcattttcatatttttactattttttaattaaaaaagtgtttttttttcttttgttttcttttaaagtcctctattactcctctattactccttaattttcatttcactataacctttccaaaaaaaaaaaagaggccctatttttaaatcgaacttcatatatatttcttaaatttttttgtttttctttttgtttttaatattgtacttTTAAGAGTCTaatctctactctagatttttaatgtttgattttcagtatttgatatcaattttggacatttaagaatccaatattcagtacccatttttactcaggagtgtgttgattactctctcccacttttgactctccgctttctccctcag
It contains:
- the CLCN3 gene encoding H(+)/Cl(-) exchange transporter 3 isoform X6; protein product: MDAASDPYLPYDGGGDCIPLRELHKRGTHYTMTNGGSISSSTHLLDLLDEPIPGVGTYDDFHTIDWVREKCKDRERHRRINSKKKESAWEMTKSLYDAWSGWLVVTLTGLASGALAGLIDIAADWMTDLKEGICLSALWYNHEQCCWGSNETTFEERDKCPQWKTWAELIIGQAEGPGSYIMNYMMYIFWALSFAFLAVSLVKVFAPYACGSGIPEIKTILSGFIIRGYLGKWTLMIKTITLVLAVASGLSLGKEGPLVHVACCCGNIFSYLFPKYSTNEAKKREVLSAASAAGVSVAFGAPIGGVLFSLEEVSYYFPLKTLWRSFFAALVAAFVLRSINPFGNSRLVLFYVEYHTPWYLFELFPFILLGVFGGLWGAFFIRANIAWCRRRKSTKFGKYPVLEVIVVAAITAVVAFPNPYTRLNTSELIKELFTDCGPLESSSLCDYRNDMNASKIVDDIPDRPAGLGVYSAIWQLCLALIFKIIMTVFTFGIKVPSGLFIPSMAIGAIAGRIVGIAVEQLAYYHHDWFIFKEWCEVGADCITPGLYAMVGAAACLGGVTRMTVSLVVIVFELTGGLEYIVPLMAAVMTSKWVGDAFGREGIYEAHIRLNGYPFLDAKEEFTHTTLAADVMRPRRSDPPLAVLTQDNMTVDDIENMINETSYNGFPVIMSRESQRLVGFALRRDLTIAIESARKKQEGIVGSSRVCFAQHTPSLPAESPRPLKLRSILDMSPFTVTDHTPMEIVVDIFRKLGLRQCLVTHNGRLLGIITKKDILRHMAQTANQDPASIMFN
- the CLCN3 gene encoding H(+)/Cl(-) exchange transporter 3 isoform X4 — translated: MESEQLFHRGYCRNSYNSITSVSSDEELLDGAGVIMDFQTSEDDNLLDGDTAVGTHYTMTNGGSISSSTHLLDLLDEPIPGVGTYDDFHTIDWVREKCKDRERHRRINSKKKESAWEMTKSLYDAWSGWLVVTLTGLASGALAGLIDIAADWMTDLKEGICLSALWYNHEQCCWGSNETTFEERDKCPQWKTWAELIIGQAEGPGSYIMNYMMYIFWALSFAFLAVSLVKVFAPYACGSGIPEIKTILSGFIIRGYLGKWTLMIKTITLVLAVASGLSLGKEGPLVHVACCCGNIFSYLFPKYSTNEAKKREVLSAASAAGVSVAFGAPIGGVLFSLEEVSYYFPLKTLWRSFFAALVAAFVLRSINPFGNSRLVLFYVEYHTPWYLFELFPFILLGVFGGLWGAFFIRANIAWCRRRKSTKFGKYPVLEVIVVAAITAVVAFPNPYTRLNTSELIKELFTDCGPLESSSLCDYRNDMNASKIVDDIPDRPAGLGVYSAIWQLCLALIFKIIMTVFTFGIKVPSGLFIPSMAIGAIAGRIVGIAVEQLAYYHHDWFIFKEWCEVGADCITPGLYAMVGAAACLGGVTRMTVSLVVIVFELTGGLEYIVPLMAAVMTSKWVGDAFGREGIYEAHIRLNGYPFLDAKEEFTHTTLAADVMRPRRSDPPLAVLTQDNMTVDDIENMINETSYNGFPVIMSRESQRLVGFALRRDLTIAIESARKKQEGIVGSSRVCFAQHTPSLPAESPRPLKLRSILDMSPFTVTDHTPMEIVVDIFRKLGLRQCLVTHNGRLLGIITKKDILRHMAQTANQDPASIMFN
- the CLCN3 gene encoding H(+)/Cl(-) exchange transporter 3 isoform X1 — translated: MESEQLFHRGYCRNSYNSITSVSSDEELLDGAGVIMDFQTSEDDNLLDGDTAVGTHYTMTNGGSISSSTHLLDLLDEPIPGVGTYDDFHTIDWVREKCKDRERHRRINSKKKESAWEMTKSLYDAWSGWLVVTLTGLASGALAGLIDIAADWMTDLKEGICLSALWYNHEQCCWGSNETTFEERDKCPQWKTWAELIIGQAEGPGSYIMNYMMYIFWALSFAFLAVSLVKVFAPYACGSGIPEIKTILSGFIIRGYLGKWTLMIKTITLVLAVASGLSLGKEGPLVHVACCCGNIFSYLFPKYSTNEAKKREVLSAASAAGVSVAFGAPIGGVLFSLEEVSYYFPLKTLWRSFFAALVAAFVLRSINPFGNSRLVLFYVEYHTPWYLFELFPFILLGVFGGLWGAFFIRANIAWCRRRKSTKFGKYPVLEVIVVAAITAVVAFPNPYTRLNTSELIKELFTDCGPLESSSLCDYRNDMNASKIVDDIPDRPAGLGVYSAIWQLCLALIFKIIMTVFTFGIKVPSGLFIPSMAIGAIAGRIVGIAVEQLAYYHHDWFIFKEWCEVGADCITPGLYAMVGAAACLGGVTRMTVSLVVIVFELTGGLEYIVPLMAAVMTSKWVGDAFGREGIYEAHIRLNGYPFLDAKEEFTHTTLAADVMRPRRSDPPLAVLTQDNMTVDDIENMINETSYNGFPVIMSRESQRLVGFALRRDLTIAIESARKKQEGIVGSSRVCFAQHTPSLPAESPRPLKLRSILDMSPFTVTDHTPMEIVVDIFRKLGLRQCLVTHNGSLLGIITKKNMVAHLEELTRRAEPLTPPWYHHKKRHPPSYGPDGKPRPRLHHVQLSPAAEEGEDAGEEACLLSSSSL